One stretch of Cohnella algarum DNA includes these proteins:
- a CDS encoding ABC transporter ATP-binding protein, giving the protein MTPVLKIERLTGGYSRRKPVLHEVSFDVGAGEMLGLIGLNGAGKSTTIKHILGLMMPHEGEVRISGVRLEEDRDKYRSSCAYVPEQPSLFPNLTVGEHLRWTAMAYGLDPGEADRRTARLSATFRMDKAMNALPDTLSKGMKQKVMLMNALLVAPPLLIIDEPFLGLDPLATRALIDALDDVREQGTAILLSSHILPALERRADRIVVLHQGRVLAAGTPDAVKAAADGADSLDDAFETLVLSAEERGKPGE; this is encoded by the coding sequence ATGACGCCAGTGTTGAAAATAGAACGGCTGACGGGAGGCTACAGCCGGCGCAAGCCGGTGCTTCACGAGGTGTCGTTCGACGTCGGAGCGGGCGAAATGCTCGGCCTTATCGGCTTGAACGGAGCCGGCAAGAGCACGACGATCAAGCATATTCTCGGCCTGATGATGCCCCACGAAGGCGAAGTGCGCATTTCGGGCGTGCGACTCGAGGAAGACCGCGACAAATACCGTTCCTCCTGCGCTTACGTGCCGGAACAGCCTTCCCTGTTTCCGAATCTAACGGTGGGCGAGCACTTAAGGTGGACGGCGATGGCTTACGGCCTCGATCCCGGGGAAGCGGACCGGAGAACCGCCAGGCTGTCGGCCACGTTTCGGATGGACAAGGCGATGAACGCTTTGCCGGACACCCTTTCCAAAGGGATGAAACAAAAGGTTATGCTGATGAACGCGCTGCTTGTGGCTCCTCCATTGCTTATTATCGACGAGCCTTTTCTCGGCTTGGACCCGCTGGCGACGCGGGCGCTGATCGACGCGCTCGACGACGTTCGCGAGCAAGGCACGGCCATTTTGCTCAGCTCGCACATTTTGCCCGCGCTGGAACGGCGCGCCGACCGGATCGTCGTGCTGCATCAGGGCCGCGTCCTCGCGGCGGGGACGCCGGATGCGGTGAAGGCCGCGGCGGACGGCGCCGATTCGTTGGACGACGCATTCGAAACGCTTGTTTTGTCGGCCGAAGAAAGGGGCAAGCCCGGTGAATAA
- a CDS encoding aminotransferase class I/II-fold pyridoxal phosphate-dependent enzyme — protein MNPLAQQLNETIEREHPRVAEMLSGLGKAIYFPKEGILSQSAEAKQKAKTYNATIGIATENGKPMHLKVIQDKLSAYDPKDIYEYAPPAGKPELRAVWREKMLKENPSIAGKTISLPIATNALTHGLSIVADLFADAGDAVILPDKNWENYELTFGIRRGAVMVEYPLYDNDNRFNAAGLRDALLSQKGKGKAIVLLNFPNNPTGYTPGPEEGKAIVSAIREAAEAGINVVAVTDDAYFGLFFEDSVHESLFGRLCGLHERVLPVKVDGATKEEYVWGFRVGFITYGGASEAVLAALEQKTLGIIRATISSGPHPSQTFVLDALKSPDFEVQKAEKFAIMKGRANKVKQLLDSGKYGDDWTYYPFNSGYFMCLKLQSADAEAVRQRLLEKYQVGTIALGSTDLRVAFSCIEEPYLEDLFDRIHQAVLDVKNGA, from the coding sequence ATGAACCCCCTCGCACAGCAGTTGAACGAAACGATCGAGCGGGAGCATCCGCGTGTTGCCGAAATGCTCTCGGGGCTGGGCAAAGCGATTTATTTTCCGAAAGAAGGCATTTTAAGCCAGTCCGCGGAAGCGAAGCAAAAGGCGAAAACGTACAACGCTACCATCGGCATCGCGACGGAGAACGGCAAGCCGATGCACCTTAAGGTCATCCAGGATAAACTGTCCGCCTACGATCCGAAGGACATTTACGAATACGCCCCTCCCGCGGGCAAACCGGAGCTTCGCGCCGTATGGCGCGAGAAAATGCTGAAGGAAAATCCGTCGATCGCGGGCAAGACGATCAGCCTTCCGATCGCGACGAACGCGCTGACGCACGGCCTGAGCATCGTAGCCGATCTGTTCGCGGACGCGGGGGACGCCGTTATTTTACCCGACAAAAACTGGGAAAATTACGAATTGACGTTCGGCATTCGCCGGGGAGCCGTCATGGTCGAATATCCGTTGTACGACAACGACAACCGGTTCAACGCGGCGGGCTTGCGCGATGCCCTCCTGTCGCAGAAGGGCAAGGGCAAAGCCATCGTCCTGCTGAACTTCCCGAACAATCCGACGGGCTACACGCCTGGGCCGGAAGAAGGCAAGGCGATCGTGTCCGCCATCCGGGAGGCCGCCGAAGCCGGGATCAACGTGGTCGCCGTAACGGACGACGCTTATTTCGGCTTGTTCTTCGAAGATTCCGTGCACGAATCGCTGTTCGGACGGCTGTGCGGGCTGCACGAACGGGTGCTTCCGGTCAAAGTCGACGGAGCGACGAAGGAAGAGTACGTGTGGGGTTTCCGCGTCGGTTTCATTACGTACGGCGGAGCGTCGGAGGCGGTGCTGGCCGCCCTCGAGCAAAAGACGCTCGGCATTATCCGCGCGACGATTTCCAGCGGTCCGCATCCTTCGCAAACGTTCGTGCTGGACGCGCTGAAATCGCCGGATTTCGAAGTCCAGAAAGCCGAGAAGTTCGCGATCATGAAGGGCCGCGCCAACAAGGTGAAGCAGCTGCTCGACAGCGGCAAATACGGCGACGATTGGACGTATTATCCGTTTAATTCGGGGTACTTCATGTGCCTGAAGCTGCAATCGGCGGATGCCGAAGCGGTTCGCCAACGCCTGCTCGAGAAGTATCAGGTCGGGACGATCGCGCTCGGCTCCACCGATTTGCGCGTCGCCTTCTCCTGCATCGAGGAGCCCTATCTCGAAGATTTGTTCGACCGCATTCATCAAGCCGTGCTCGACGTGAAAAACGGCGCCTGA
- a CDS encoding SDR family NAD(P)-dependent oxidoreductase, with the protein MVRQSLEGRVVWITGASSGIGALTARKLAEKGAIPVLTARSADKLSDVSASIRSEHAAFPLDVTDPEAVSAAAERVWERFGRMDILLNNAGYGEFVPFDEATLSHFQNMMDVNYMGAVRCVKAALPYMRKAGGGHIVNVASIAGKLGTAKSTAYTASKHALLGFTSALRQELSGEGIAVSAVNPGPIDTPFFQRADPGGTYVSNVRWFMMKPEKVANAIISVMESRRAEKDLPLLGSAGARIVQLFPGWTSGIVARLTNKK; encoded by the coding sequence ATGGTGAGACAATCGCTTGAAGGGCGCGTCGTATGGATTACCGGCGCGTCGAGCGGCATCGGCGCGCTGACCGCCCGCAAGCTTGCGGAAAAAGGCGCGATCCCCGTGCTGACCGCGAGGTCCGCGGACAAGCTGTCCGACGTTTCCGCTTCGATCCGAAGCGAGCATGCGGCGTTCCCGCTGGACGTGACCGACCCGGAGGCGGTTAGCGCCGCGGCCGAGCGGGTTTGGGAGCGGTTCGGACGCATGGACATTTTGCTCAACAATGCCGGCTACGGCGAATTCGTGCCGTTTGACGAAGCGACGCTGTCCCATTTCCAGAATATGATGGACGTCAATTATATGGGGGCCGTCCGGTGCGTCAAAGCGGCCCTTCCTTATATGCGAAAAGCCGGCGGAGGGCATATTGTAAACGTCGCCTCGATCGCCGGGAAGCTCGGAACGGCCAAGTCGACCGCTTACACCGCCTCGAAGCATGCGCTGCTCGGATTTACGTCCGCGCTTCGGCAAGAGCTGAGCGGGGAAGGCATCGCCGTGTCGGCCGTCAATCCGGGGCCGATCGACACGCCGTTTTTTCAGCGCGCCGATCCCGGCGGCACCTATGTCAGCAATGTCCGGTGGTTTATGATGAAGCCGGAAAAAGTGGCCAACGCGATCATAAGCGTAATGGAAAGCAGGAGGGCGGAGAAGGATTTGCCGCTGCTCGGATCGGCCGGGGCCCGGATCGTCCAGCTGTTTCCGGGATGGACGAGCGGCATCGTCGCTCGCCTGACGAATAAGAAATGA
- a CDS encoding ABC transporter permease has translation MNKERRSREELPALRARRADEFRKEVVPYFRYVLQSGGLVFSAIAIFLISGYVGLLTDMPAGWPAAAVGVAGLAIVAVYTPLRTYLQPSDTIFLLPLETDLADTVIRPRLRRAIVAAAARLLVAFAAFAPLYVRAPETASAAEARPLWAVGLAFVLLGGCSSWLAWQERRIVAAALRRFLRLLRWLAVAVMTAALLLKPFWPAAAFAALCCLLLALVVRLPARYEVPWEALIAEEGATRRRWMRFLGWFVDVKTEQAKPAKRDWIAWTADLLPRRSRSAWTYLYAKTLVRGEAFGAFWRWNALMAALALFVQQPTIDLIIYAVGVAAGGLQLTELGRVRFAESAAAVPLSADKRRPAAAAVSRAAGTAAALLLWLAAALPVRPFSAGAWLIALAAGLLWSGWLLPRRTARPDEDDDED, from the coding sequence GTGAATAAGGAGCGGCGTTCCCGCGAGGAGCTGCCCGCCCTTCGCGCCAGGCGGGCAGACGAGTTCCGCAAAGAAGTCGTGCCCTATTTCCGCTATGTTCTTCAGAGCGGCGGGCTTGTTTTTTCGGCTATCGCCATTTTTCTCATATCGGGTTACGTCGGCTTGCTGACCGATATGCCGGCCGGTTGGCCGGCCGCCGCCGTCGGGGTGGCAGGGCTTGCGATCGTCGCCGTTTATACGCCGTTGCGCACTTATTTGCAGCCGTCGGATACGATCTTTTTGCTGCCGCTGGAGACGGATTTGGCGGATACGGTCATCCGGCCGCGGCTTCGGCGGGCGATCGTCGCCGCCGCAGCTCGTTTGCTTGTCGCGTTTGCGGCGTTTGCGCCGCTTTACGTCCGCGCGCCGGAAACCGCCTCCGCTGCCGAAGCGCGGCCGTTATGGGCGGTTGGGCTCGCGTTCGTCCTGCTGGGCGGCTGCAGCTCCTGGCTTGCGTGGCAGGAACGCCGGATCGTCGCCGCCGCCTTGCGGCGCTTTCTCCGCCTTCTTCGCTGGCTCGCCGTTGCCGTCATGACGGCTGCGCTGCTGCTCAAGCCGTTCTGGCCGGCGGCGGCGTTCGCCGCGCTCTGCTGCCTTCTGCTGGCGCTGGTCGTTCGCTTGCCGGCGCGCTACGAGGTCCCGTGGGAAGCGCTGATAGCCGAGGAAGGCGCGACCCGCCGGAGATGGATGCGGTTTTTGGGCTGGTTTGTCGACGTGAAGACGGAGCAGGCGAAACCGGCCAAGCGGGATTGGATCGCGTGGACGGCGGATTTGCTTCCGCGGCGCAGCCGATCGGCGTGGACGTACTTGTATGCGAAAACGTTGGTGCGGGGAGAGGCGTTCGGGGCTTTTTGGCGGTGGAACGCGCTCATGGCCGCGCTTGCCCTGTTCGTGCAACAGCCGACGATCGACCTGATCATTTATGCGGTCGGCGTGGCGGCCGGCGGCCTTCAGCTCACCGAGCTGGGCCGGGTACGTTTCGCGGAGAGCGCGGCTGCGGTGCCGCTTTCGGCGGACAAGCGCCGGCCGGCGGCTGCGGCCGTTTCCCGCGCTGCCGGCACGGCCGCTGCGCTGCTGTTGTGGCTCGCCGCCGCGCTTCCCGTCCGGCCGTTTTCGGCCGGCGCATGGCTGATCGCGCTCGCCGCGGGCCTGCTATGGTCGGGCTGGCTGCTGCCGCGCCGGACGGCCCGACCGGACGAGGACGACGACGAGGACTGA
- a CDS encoding S-layer homology domain-containing protein, translated as MNMPFEETKKRKFRSVLRKTTVATLAVGLAAGSLSGVYADAKGKDNGNGNGKRQSAKGEINLRYSDLSEKEWKWAYKHIIRLASRQVFNGYEDGSFKPASSITRIEAIVASVRLLGLKDEAEKAENMNAALNFKDFDKVKKKFPWAIGYLKVALENDLLAETETSVQAEKAADRLWASILLVKALKLEDEALAKMNTQLTFKDAKEIPAGAVGYVAVALEKGLITGYGDNTFKPNKPVTRAELATLLDRAGEQLPEEEAQAVVGSVQSVTYGTLTLTKPDGSSVALALGTDVFVFREDKKVDVSAVQVGDTVLARTYGGKVVFIEVTKTAQQTIETTDYGTVGSFTLNAQGKIATLSLSKTVNGSAAITVYNVADNVVISGGNGALSPNQSVIVTIAANAVTKIAIQS; from the coding sequence ATGAACATGCCTTTCGAAGAAACGAAAAAACGGAAATTCCGCTCCGTCCTGCGGAAAACGACCGTTGCGACGCTCGCGGTGGGGCTGGCGGCCGGAAGCTTGTCCGGCGTCTATGCGGATGCCAAAGGCAAGGATAACGGCAACGGCAACGGCAAACGGCAATCGGCCAAAGGGGAAATCAACCTTCGCTACAGCGATTTGAGCGAAAAGGAATGGAAATGGGCGTACAAGCACATTATCCGGCTCGCCTCCAGGCAAGTGTTCAACGGCTACGAAGACGGAAGCTTCAAACCGGCCAGCAGCATTACGCGCATCGAAGCGATCGTGGCGTCCGTCCGGCTGCTCGGCTTGAAGGACGAAGCGGAAAAAGCCGAAAACATGAATGCGGCGTTGAACTTTAAAGATTTCGACAAAGTGAAGAAAAAATTTCCGTGGGCGATCGGCTACCTGAAGGTGGCGCTGGAAAACGATCTCCTTGCGGAAACCGAAACGTCGGTGCAGGCGGAAAAAGCCGCCGATCGGCTGTGGGCGTCGATTTTGCTGGTGAAAGCGCTCAAGCTGGAAGACGAAGCGCTTGCCAAGATGAATACGCAGTTGACGTTCAAGGATGCGAAGGAAATTCCGGCGGGAGCGGTCGGATACGTTGCGGTGGCGCTGGAAAAAGGGCTGATCACCGGTTACGGGGACAACACGTTCAAGCCGAACAAGCCGGTGACGCGGGCGGAGCTCGCCACGCTGCTGGACCGCGCGGGCGAGCAGCTTCCGGAAGAAGAAGCGCAGGCGGTTGTCGGCTCGGTTCAGTCCGTAACTTACGGAACGCTGACGTTGACCAAGCCGGACGGCAGCTCCGTCGCGCTCGCGCTCGGCACGGACGTCTTCGTGTTCCGCGAAGACAAGAAAGTCGACGTATCGGCCGTGCAGGTCGGCGATACCGTGCTCGCCCGCACGTACGGGGGCAAAGTCGTGTTCATCGAAGTGACGAAAACGGCGCAGCAGACGATCGAAACGACCGACTACGGCACGGTCGGATCGTTCACCTTGAACGCGCAAGGCAAAATAGCGACGCTGTCGCTCTCGAAAACGGTGAACGGCTCCGCGGCGATTACCGTTTACAATGTGGCGGATAACGTCGTCATTTCGGGCGGGAACGGAGCGCTTTCGCCCAACCAATCCGTCATCGTCACGATTGCAGCCAACGCCGTCACCAAAATCGCGATTCAATCGTAA
- a CDS encoding chemotaxis protein CheX, which produces MKAEFINPFLESASNVIEQMVQIRPSTGQLTLKDIQLIDHHVWIHIGMTGQVNGNIVFGLSEAVALRMISAMMGGFVITEIDEMGKSAISELGNMISGNASTLLFNQGVRVDITPPRVLQSDAVRDFSPGRALTVPLIMDGIGELEIQVLIA; this is translated from the coding sequence ATGAAGGCAGAATTCATCAACCCATTTTTGGAATCCGCGAGCAATGTCATCGAACAGATGGTACAAATTCGGCCTAGCACCGGCCAGCTTACGTTGAAGGACATTCAGTTGATCGACCACCACGTATGGATTCATATCGGGATGACGGGCCAGGTTAACGGCAATATTGTATTCGGATTAAGCGAAGCGGTCGCGTTGCGGATGATTTCGGCGATGATGGGCGGATTCGTCATAACGGAAATCGACGAAATGGGGAAAAGCGCCATCTCCGAACTCGGCAACATGATCAGCGGGAACGCGAGCACGCTTCTGTTCAACCAGGGCGTGCGGGTGGACATCACGCCGCCTCGCGTTCTGCAGTCCGACGCCGTGCGGGATTTTTCGCCGGGCCGGGCGTTGACGGTGCCGCTTATTATGGACGGGATCGGCGAATTGGAAATTCAGGTTTTGATCGCTTGA
- a CDS encoding helix-turn-helix domain-containing protein, whose protein sequence is MLNAQPDSFKLLPSFAKIVCEPGWKWQKREIPLVNYDLFYVWSGEGEVVLNGKTYAVGKGSCFLFRPGEHPTATHNPQKPLVLTYIHFDVDEPVTLIPESYRVLEETLEFENLLSRYVRLCLVPSFGSEEEARLILKQLLIRMLRQDREEPVERKASNQLTESIREVANFIRQHPGLPHRVDDLAARAGLSSRYFSIKFKELIGVSVQSYMIRMRIERAQHLLTHAGMNVTEVAETLGYRDIFFFSRQFKQYTGKSPSELR, encoded by the coding sequence ATGCTTAACGCTCAGCCGGACTCGTTCAAACTGCTGCCCTCTTTTGCCAAAATCGTATGCGAGCCGGGGTGGAAATGGCAGAAACGCGAAATTCCGCTCGTCAATTACGATTTGTTTTACGTCTGGAGCGGCGAAGGAGAGGTCGTGCTGAACGGGAAAACGTACGCCGTAGGCAAAGGAAGCTGCTTTCTGTTCCGGCCGGGCGAGCATCCGACGGCGACGCACAATCCGCAGAAGCCGCTCGTGCTCACCTACATTCATTTCGACGTGGACGAGCCGGTAACGCTCATACCCGAATCGTATCGGGTGCTGGAGGAAACGCTGGAATTTGAAAATTTGCTGTCCCGTTACGTCCGGCTTTGTCTCGTTCCTTCGTTCGGCTCGGAGGAGGAAGCCCGGCTTATTCTGAAGCAGCTGCTGATCCGGATGCTCCGCCAGGACCGCGAAGAACCGGTGGAACGCAAAGCGTCCAACCAGCTGACGGAAAGCATTCGGGAAGTGGCGAACTTTATCCGCCAGCATCCGGGGCTTCCGCACCGGGTCGACGACCTGGCGGCCAGGGCGGGACTGTCGTCGCGATATTTTTCCATCAAATTCAAGGAATTGATCGGGGTTTCCGTTCAGTCGTACATGATCCGGATGCGGATCGAGCGGGCTCAGCATCTGCTGACGCACGCCGGCATGAACGTGACGGAAGTGGCGGAGACGCTCGGCTACCGGGACATCTTTTTTTTCAGCCGGCAGTTCAAGCAATATACGGGCAAAAGCCCGTCCGAGCTGCGCTGA
- a CDS encoding DEAD/DEAH box helicase translates to MNEKEMPFNEPRAGEAEKREARSASSLGIDSRLADKLAEAGIAEPTEVQAEAWPPLLAGRDAVLRSPTGSGKTLAYLLPLLQRLDPDRRETQAIVLAPTQELAMQIVRVAEHYGEPLGIKTVALIGGAALSRQLERMKNRPALVVGTPGRVREIVLRKKLPLPAVRMVVVDETDRVFSLGGKKDVEAILHGTSRERQTVFVSATRTEAMREAESRWLKEPFVAEAANNGTAAGLPDTIGHWVFVCDRRDKIDTVRRIARSVKPSSAMIFVNDTEKIAELVAKLKYEGFTVEALYGDTGGNDRSEALRKFREGRTKLLVATDVAARGLDIPSLPLVIQFEPALDADHYVHRAGRTGRMGRSGVSVTLVSPQERFIIGKLAKKLGVDFEEKALREGQVIGAGEAERKRAPAKQADRPRNNEANVRPRNEAAFSGKGEKAAPAREASRGSGFSGGRANGKADGTMKGKAASMMNGKATDGSMHGKPDSAPPKPKPARAPSGPAKAKTDRAKKNKDKGAPRWLKEKREQSRPPAE, encoded by the coding sequence ATGAACGAAAAGGAAATGCCTTTTAACGAACCTCGGGCCGGCGAAGCGGAAAAGCGGGAAGCCCGTTCGGCGTCTTCGCTGGGCATCGATTCGAGACTGGCCGATAAACTGGCCGAGGCGGGCATCGCGGAGCCGACGGAAGTCCAGGCGGAAGCATGGCCGCCGCTGCTTGCCGGGCGGGACGCCGTGCTGCGCTCGCCGACGGGTTCCGGCAAGACGCTTGCATACTTGCTGCCGCTGCTGCAGCGGCTCGACCCGGACAGACGCGAGACGCAAGCGATCGTGCTGGCGCCGACCCAGGAATTGGCGATGCAAATCGTGCGCGTCGCCGAACATTACGGAGAGCCGCTCGGCATCAAGACGGTCGCCCTGATCGGCGGCGCCGCGCTGTCGCGTCAACTGGAACGGATGAAAAACCGTCCCGCGCTCGTCGTCGGAACGCCGGGCCGGGTACGGGAAATCGTCCTGCGCAAAAAGCTCCCGCTGCCGGCGGTGCGCATGGTCGTCGTCGACGAGACGGATCGCGTTTTTTCGCTCGGAGGCAAAAAAGACGTGGAGGCGATCCTGCACGGAACGTCGAGGGAACGACAAACGGTATTCGTTTCCGCCACCCGGACGGAAGCGATGCGGGAAGCGGAAAGCCGATGGCTGAAGGAGCCGTTCGTCGCGGAGGCGGCGAACAACGGTACGGCTGCGGGACTTCCGGACACGATCGGACATTGGGTTTTCGTCTGCGATCGCCGGGACAAGATCGATACGGTGCGCCGGATCGCAAGATCCGTCAAGCCGTCCTCCGCCATGATCTTCGTCAACGATACGGAGAAAATCGCCGAGCTGGTCGCCAAGCTGAAATACGAAGGCTTTACGGTGGAAGCCCTATACGGCGACACGGGCGGAAACGACCGCAGCGAAGCGCTGCGCAAGTTCCGGGAGGGCCGCACGAAGCTGCTCGTCGCGACCGATGTGGCCGCGAGGGGGCTCGACATTCCGTCGTTGCCGCTCGTCATTCAATTCGAGCCGGCTCTCGATGCCGACCATTATGTCCACCGCGCGGGACGGACCGGCCGGATGGGACGGTCGGGCGTTTCGGTTACGCTCGTTTCGCCGCAGGAAAGATTCATTATCGGCAAGCTTGCGAAGAAGCTCGGCGTCGATTTCGAGGAAAAGGCGCTGCGCGAGGGGCAAGTGATCGGGGCGGGCGAAGCCGAACGCAAACGCGCGCCGGCGAAACAAGCGGATCGTCCGCGCAACAACGAAGCGAACGTCCGGCCGCGCAACGAAGCCGCCTTCTCCGGCAAAGGCGAGAAGGCGGCCCCGGCTCGTGAAGCGAGCAGGGGGAGCGGCTTTTCGGGCGGCAGGGCGAACGGGAAAGCGGATGGCACGATGAAAGGCAAAGCGGCTAGCATGATGAACGGCAAGGCAACGGACGGCAGCATGCACGGCAAGCCGGACAGCGCTCCGCCGAAGCCGAAGCCGGCCCGCGCGCCGTCCGGCCCGGCGAAAGCCAAGACCGATCGGGCAAAGAAGAATAAAGACAAAGGCGCGCCGCGCTGGCTGAAGGAAAAGCGGGAGCAGTCCCGGCCTCCGGCGGAATAA
- a CDS encoding PLP-dependent aminotransferase family protein, translated as MTFQVPYELRLRECGSKHLAMYRAIRDSVASGALSPGERLPSSRTLAAMYGLSRGSVSLAYDMLAAEGYVRTGIGQGTFVCGEPKDAGFRPQGAAARPELPELSAWGRRMMAKEEAFGDESEPADPGSFVPRGMGRRSFPWAEWRAAVAAQLRRIGERAEDGGTEGSLALRQAVAARLRRERGIVCGPEQIVMTGGSMQAIALLAQLLLEEGQSAVVEDPCYPGTRLAAQAAGARVIPAAVDRQGIVPAAWDARLLFVTPTRHFPTGAVLKLERRLELLAWASKNEAWIVEDDFDSDFRWGGRPIEPLKSLDREDRVIYVGTFSRTMHREVRIGYAVLPETLREPFKRAKRLYDPYPAGFAEQLALAGWISEGGYDRHLRRMRRGFHKLQLCLAEGLRSELGELFEALPSDSGLLQFAYWKKSREEYALLYDSCKRQGVVWGDGARCAAAGPAAPPSALFGFAHLEEESIRSGLIRIRTAAETLGLIAPGKGGNDHA; from the coding sequence ATGACGTTCCAGGTGCCTTACGAGCTGCGGCTGCGAGAGTGCGGGTCCAAGCATCTTGCGATGTACAGGGCCATCCGGGACAGCGTCGCTTCCGGCGCCCTTTCTCCGGGGGAACGATTGCCGTCCTCGCGAACGCTAGCGGCGATGTACGGCCTGTCGCGGGGCAGCGTCAGCCTCGCTTACGATATGCTCGCGGCGGAAGGCTACGTGCGGACCGGAATCGGACAAGGCACGTTCGTCTGCGGCGAGCCGAAGGATGCCGGCTTCCGGCCGCAAGGCGCGGCCGCCCGGCCGGAATTGCCGGAACTGTCCGCTTGGGGCAGACGCATGATGGCGAAGGAAGAAGCTTTCGGCGACGAGTCCGAGCCTGCCGATCCGGGTTCGTTCGTGCCGAGGGGAATGGGCAGACGTTCCTTTCCCTGGGCGGAGTGGCGGGCAGCCGTCGCGGCGCAGCTGCGCCGCATCGGCGAGCGGGCGGAGGACGGAGGGACGGAAGGCAGCCTCGCGCTTCGTCAAGCCGTCGCCGCCCGGCTGCGCAGGGAACGCGGCATCGTTTGCGGACCCGAACAAATCGTCATGACCGGCGGCTCGATGCAGGCCATCGCCTTGCTCGCCCAACTGCTGCTGGAGGAAGGCCAGTCCGCCGTCGTGGAGGATCCGTGCTACCCGGGCACCCGCCTTGCCGCTCAAGCCGCCGGCGCCCGCGTCATTCCCGCGGCCGTCGACCGGCAGGGAATCGTTCCCGCCGCCTGGGACGCCCGGCTGCTGTTCGTCACGCCGACGCGTCATTTTCCGACGGGAGCCGTGCTCAAATTGGAGCGCAGGCTCGAACTGCTCGCATGGGCGTCGAAAAACGAGGCGTGGATCGTCGAGGACGACTTCGACAGCGATTTTCGCTGGGGAGGGCGTCCGATCGAGCCGCTCAAATCCCTCGACCGGGAAGACCGGGTCATTTACGTAGGCACGTTTTCCCGCACGATGCATCGGGAAGTCCGGATCGGCTACGCGGTGCTGCCGGAAACGCTTCGCGAGCCGTTCAAGCGGGCCAAGCGGCTGTACGATCCGTATCCCGCCGGGTTCGCGGAGCAGCTGGCGCTCGCCGGCTGGATCTCCGAGGGCGGATACGACCGGCATTTAAGGCGGATGCGGCGCGGTTTCCACAAGCTCCAGCTCTGTTTGGCGGAAGGCCTGCGGAGCGAATTGGGCGAGCTGTTCGAGGCGCTGCCTTCCGATTCGGGCCTGCTGCAGTTCGCGTATTGGAAAAAAAGCCGGGAAGAATACGCCTTGTTGTACGACAGCTGCAAACGGCAGGGGGTCGTCTGGGGCGATGGCGCGCGCTGCGCGGCCGCGGGCCCGGCGGCTCCGCCTTCGGCTTTGTTCGGTTTTGCCCATTTGGAGGAGGAGAGCATTCGGAGCGGCCTGATCCGCATTCGGACGGCCGCCGAGACTTTGGGGCTGATCGCTCCCGGGAAAGGAGGAAACGACCATGCTTAA
- a CDS encoding pyridoxamine 5'-phosphate oxidase family protein: protein MRRSEFEANIAECEAFLAERNDGVLAFAGEDGWPKAVPLNYVWHNGSVYFHGSKKGEKMNGLAADPRAEFVVYEAHAFIPSYFSDPYLACPATVFFRSVRIRGEIEQVEDAAEKAAALGALMRSMQPEGGHAPIDAGDPRYAASLRGVALMRLVAKETTGKFKFGQNLSEPKRDRVLEGLEQRDRPGDERAAAEIRARIPQKDDRVKRQT, encoded by the coding sequence ATGCGCAGATCGGAATTCGAAGCGAATATCGCCGAGTGCGAGGCTTTTCTTGCGGAGCGAAACGACGGCGTGCTTGCGTTCGCGGGGGAGGACGGCTGGCCCAAAGCGGTTCCCCTCAATTACGTTTGGCATAACGGGTCGGTCTATTTTCACGGCAGTAAAAAAGGGGAAAAAATGAACGGGCTTGCGGCCGACCCCCGCGCCGAGTTCGTCGTGTATGAAGCGCATGCCTTCATTCCTTCCTACTTTTCCGACCCTTATCTCGCCTGCCCCGCGACCGTGTTTTTCCGGTCGGTCCGGATTCGGGGCGAGATCGAGCAGGTTGAAGACGCCGCGGAGAAGGCGGCCGCGCTTGGCGCTCTCATGCGCAGCATGCAGCCGGAAGGCGGGCACGCCCCGATCGACGCGGGCGACCCCCGATACGCGGCCTCGCTGCGGGGCGTCGCGCTGATGCGGCTTGTGGCGAAGGAAACGACCGGCAAGTTCAAATTCGGGCAGAACCTGTCGGAACCGAAGCGCGACCGCGTGCTGGAAGGGCTCGAGCAGCGCGATCGGCCCGGAGACGAACGCGCCGCCGCGGAAATCCGCGCGCGGATTCCTCAAAAGGACGATCGGGTAAAGCGGCAAACTTGA